ACTACGGCGATGATTTCCAGGATGTCCCGACCACCTATACGCACCAACGCGAACAGAAAGGGCTGGCTCATGCATTACTCACCGTCGAGGAGCACATCGACGACGACTTCATGCTGATCCTCGGGGACAACATCTTCCAGGCAAACCTCAGCGATGTCATCAACCGACAACGAGAGGACCGGGCGGACGCGGCGTTCCTCGTCGAGGAGGTTCCCTGGGAGGAGGCCTCCCGGTATGGCGTCTGTGATACGAACAAGTACGGCGAGATCACCGACGTCGTCGAGAAACCCGAGGAGCCGCCATCCAATCTGGTGATGACCGGCTTCTACACGTTCACGCCGGCGATCTTCCACGCCTGCCACCTGGTCCAGCCCAGCAATCGCGGCGAGTACGAGATCAGCGAGGCCATCG
This region of Natronosalvus halobius genomic DNA includes:
- the aglF gene encoding UTP--glucose-1-phosphate uridylyltransferase AglF is translated as MQAVVLAAGKGTRLRPLTDDKPKGMVEVAGKPILTHCLKQVVDLGADELIIVVGYEKEKIIEHYGDDFQDVPTTYTHQREQKGLAHALLTVEEHIDDDFMLILGDNIFQANLSDVINRQREDRADAAFLVEEVPWEEASRYGVCDTNKYGEITDVVEKPEEPPSNLVMTGFYTFTPAIFHACHLVQPSNRGEYEISEAIDLLIQSGRTIDAIAIDGWRADIGYPEDRDAAEERIEEDLETPTA